In Nicotiana tabacum cultivar K326 chromosome 11, ASM71507v2, whole genome shotgun sequence, a single window of DNA contains:
- the LOC107772845 gene encoding uncharacterized protein LOC107772845 isoform X1 — protein MSQSQGSQPSSSGTPSISGLRLQDTSSDPPTPSKHASDIHVSDGDADDDEKVHYDQYGRIIIVHEGDGFIPSNITTRIITKATKKLYDGPYATWSKFPFSLKEQIFNQFKCVWEHRYSAEVAANFLLKARKRLSHSFSKARKLNQKLDWLLQNLWEDLQRQWLTAKFLEKSEKGKKARASEKGGSLHTGDAISLGTIKRRMIRNC, from the exons atgtcgcagtcacagggatcgcaaccatcttcatcaggGACTCCATCTATTTCAGGCCTTCGCCTGCAAGATACTAGCTCTGACCCCCCTACACCTTCCAAACATGCCTCTGATATACATGTTTCGGACGGTGATGCTGATGATGACGAGAAGGTGCATTATGAtcaatatggcaggatcatcatagtccatgagggtgatgg gttcatcccgagtaatattactacgaggataatcaccaaagcaaccaaaaagctttatgatggcccttatgcaaCTTGGAGTAAATTCCCATTCTCgttgaaggagcaaattttcaatcaatttaag tgtgtatgggaacatcgctatagcgcggaagtggctgcaaattttcttctcaaagctcgcaagcggttgtcgcatagtttctccaaagctagaaagttgaaccagaagcttgactggttgcttcagaatttatgggaggatttgcaaaggcaatggcttaccgcaaagttcttagagaagagcgaaaaaggaaagaaagctcgcgcatctgagaagggaggatccttgcacactggagatgcgatcagcctagggacaataaaaagaagaatgatACGTAAttgctaa
- the LOC107772845 gene encoding uncharacterized protein LOC107772845 isoform X2 has translation MSQSQGSQPSSSGTPSISGLRLQDTSSDPPTPSKHASDIHVSDGDADDDEKVHYDQYGRIIIVHEGDGFIPSNITTRIITKATKKLYDGPYATWSKFPFSLKEQIFNQFKQVCMGTSL, from the exons atgtcgcagtcacagggatcgcaaccatcttcatcaggGACTCCATCTATTTCAGGCCTTCGCCTGCAAGATACTAGCTCTGACCCCCCTACACCTTCCAAACATGCCTCTGATATACATGTTTCGGACGGTGATGCTGATGATGACGAGAAGGTGCATTATGAtcaatatggcaggatcatcatagtccatgagggtgatgg gttcatcccgagtaatattactacgaggataatcaccaaagcaaccaaaaagctttatgatggcccttatgcaaCTTGGAGTAAATTCCCATTCTCgttgaaggagcaaattttcaatcaatttaag caagtgtgtatgggaacatcgctatag
- the LOC142165978 gene encoding protein AGENET DOMAIN (AGD)-CONTAINING P1-like, giving the protein MAPITNLEKSDSRRVMLSNAIKAVAFKKQQAPKAPFEKGDEVEVASQEYGYIVVLTTQQLLFLLLALIITESKEIVTAGEIRSVPPQHPENNFRLYGIVDAFDNDGWWLGFITGKIGTKYVVYFPTTADEVAYPPEVLRFHQEWYNGNWVSSY; this is encoded by the exons ATGGCACCAATTACAAATTTAGAGAAAAGCGATTCAAGAAGGGTGATGCTTTCAAATGCAATAAAAGCAGTAGCATTCAAGAAACAGCAGGCACCAAAAGCACCATTTGAAAAGGGCGATGAAGTTGAAGTAGCAAGTCAAgaatatggctacattgtggttCTTACTACACAGCAACTATTGTTTCTTCTGTTGGCGCTTATCATTACAGAGTCAA AGGAGATTGTCACTGCCGGCGAAATCCGTTCCGTGCCCCCTCAACATCCAGAAAACAACTTCCGTTTGTACGGTATAGTTGATGCATTTGACAACGATGGTTGGTGGTTAGGGTTTATTACTGGGAAAATTGGGACAAAGTACGTTGTCTACTTCCCTACAACTGCGGATGAAGTTGCATATCCTCCTGAGGTTTTGAGGTTTCATCAAGAATGGTATAATGGCAACTGGGTTTCTTCCTATTAG